The segment GTGTCGGACCTCGGCATGCTGGACAGTTACTTTGGCCTGACCGTCCCGATCATCGCGTCGGCCACCGCCACCTTCCTGTTCCGCCAGTTCTTCCTGACCATTCCGGACGAGCTGGCCGAGGCCGCGCGCATCGACGGCGCCGGGCCGCTGCGATTCTTCTGGGACGTGGTGCTGCCGCTGTCGCGCACCAGCATCGCCGCGCTCTTCGTGATCCAGTTTATCTACGGCTGGAACCAGTACCTGTGGCCGCTGCTGATCACCACGCAGAAGTCGATGACGCCGGTGGTGGTGGGCGTGACGCAGATGATCTCGCGCTCGGGTGACGCGGCCACCGACTGGAACCTGGTGATGGCCACCGTGATGCTGGCGATGATCCCGCCGGCGGTGGTGGTGGTGCTGATGCAGAAGTGGTTCGTCAAGGGCCTGGTCGAAACGGAAAAATAAGGCGCGGTGGCCACGAGCCACGCGCAGGACAACAGCAATGGCAAAACTGTCGCTACGCAACGTTCAGAAAACCTACGCCGGCAGCGTCCAGGTGGTGCACGGCATCGACATGGAGATCGCCGACGGCGAATTCATCGTCATCGTCGGCCCCTCGGGCTGCGGCAAGTCCACGCTGCTGCGCATGGTGGCGGGGCTGGAAACCATCACCGGCGGCGAAATCCATATCGGCGACAAGGTCGTGAATAACCTGGAGCCGGCCGAGCGGGACATCGCCATGGTGTTCCAGAACTACGCGCTCTATCCGCATATGAGCGTGTACGACAACATGGCCTACGGCCTGAAGATCCGCGGCATGGCCAAGGCCGAGATCGCGCAGCGGGTGAACCATGCCGCCGGCATCCTGGAGCTGGCGCCGCTGCTGGACCGCAAGCCGCGCCAGCTATCGGGCGGACAGCGCCAGCGCGTGGCCATGGGCCGCGCCATCGTGCGCGAGCCGGCGGTGTTCCTGTTCGACGAGCCGCTGTCCAACCTGGACGCCAAGCTGCGCGTGCAGATGCGGCTGGAACTGAAGGAGCTGCACCGGCGCCTGGGCACCACCAGCCTGTACGTCACGCACGACCAGGTCGAGGCGATGACGCTGGCCGACCGCATGATGGTGCTCAACGCCGGACGCGTCGAGCAGATCGGCACGCCGCTGGAAGTCTATTCGCGTCCGGCCAGCACCTTCGTGGCCGGCTTTATCGGCTCGCCGCCGATGAACCTGATCCCGGTGGCGCGCAACGCCGGCGGCGACACTGGCGCGCAGATGCGCGTGGTGGCGAAGGAAGGCGAGGCCGCCAACGCCACGCTGGGGCACCTGCCGATGGGGCTGCACCTGCCGGAGCAGGCACTGCTGGGGCTGCGCCCGGAGCATATCGAGCCGTGCGCCGCGCATGAGGCCATCGCCGAAGTCGATGTGCGCGTGGTCGAGGCCCTCGGCGCGGATTCCTTTGCCTATGGCTCGCTTGGCGGACAGGCGGTGGTGGTGCGCCTGGACAGCCATGCGCACGTGCGCGCCGGCGACCGCCTGCCGGTGACGTCGTCGGCGGAGCACCTGCATTTCTTTGCGCCCGATACGGGCAAGCGCATCGAGGCCTGACATGACCAGCGTAACCGACACTGCCTGGCGGTACCCGAGCCATATCGCGCACCGCGGCGCCGGCAAGCTGGCGCCGGAGAACACGCTGGCAGCGTTTCGCCACGGCGCCGGCTTTGGCTACCGGATGTTCGAGTTCGACGTGAAGCTGTCGGCCGACGGCAAGCCGGTGCTGATGCACGACGCCACGCTGGACCGCACCACCAGCGGCCAGGGCAGGGTGGATGCGCTGACACTGGGCGAACTCGCGCAGCTGGACGCCGGCACGTGGCACAGCCCCGCCTTCGCCGGCGAGCCCGTGCCGACGCTGGCGGCCATCGCACGCTATACCCAGGCCAACGGCTTGATGGTCAATATCGAGATCAAGCCAGTGCCCGGCACCGAGGCGCGCACCGGTGCGGCAGTGGCGCTGGACGCGCAGTCGCTGTGGGCGGCTGCCGCGGTGCCGCCGTTGCTGTCATCGTTTTCTGAAGAGGCGCTGGCCGCCGCGGCGCGCGTCGCGCCGGACCTGCCGCGCGCGCTGCTGCTCGACCAGCTGCCCGCGGACTGGCTGGAGCGGCTGCGCCGGCTGGGCTGCGTGGCGCTGGATGCCAACCACCGCGAACTGGATGCCGGCGTGATCGCCGCCGCGCACGCGGCCGGTTTCCGGGTCCTCTGCTATACCGTGAACGATCCGGCGCGGGCGGCGCAGTTGCTGGCCTGGGGCCTGGACGGGCTGATCACAGACGCCGTCGACCAGATCGCGCCTTGATTCAAATTGTTGTGCGGGTGTTGCTAGTTCGCTGATTGCGAACCGAATTGTCGTGGGTAGGTGTTTCGTATCGCGAAAAGTCCACATTGATCAAAGGCAATTCATGCTATTCTTAACGCCGTGAAGACTTTAGGTCCTTCCCCGCACAACTTGCCCTTTCGGGCCTTGTGAGGAAGCCATCACACGCGGCACCCAAGCGGTGCCGTTTGTGTAGGCGCCTCAGTTGGGCTCCCAAGAGTTGTTTGCGATCCGCTAACCGGTCAAGCCGTGTCGCGGAAGGTTGAATAACCCGCTGAACTCCGGCATTCCCGGAGAATAGTGAGCGTCCCATGATGCAGCAGTATCAGAGCAACTCGTACCTCTTCGGCGGTAACGCCCCGTATGTCGAAGAACTGTACGAGGCCTACCTCCAGAACCCCGCCTCGGTTCCCGACAATTGGCGCGCGTATTTCGACGCCATGCAGAACGTTCCTGCGGTCGACGGCTCGAACGGCCGGGATATCCCCCACGCCCCCATCGTTGCCTCGTTCGCCGAGCGCGCCAAGCAAGGCCCCATCAGGACCATCGTTGCCTCGGCCGATTCCGACATGGGCCGCAAGCGCGTCGCTGCTACCCAGCTGATCGCCGCCTACCGCAACATCGGTTCGCACTGGGCCGACCTGGATCCGCTCAAGCGCCAGGAGCGTCCGCCCCTGCCGGATCTGGACCCGGCGTTCTACGGTTTCTCCGAAGCAGACCTCGACATCGTCTTCAATGCCAGCAATACCTACTTTGGCAAGGAGTCGATGAGCCTGCGCGAGCTGCTCAACAACCTGCGCGAAACCTACTGCGGCACCATCGGTTTCGAATTCATGTACGTGAGCGACCAGGCGCAGAAGCGCTGGTGGCAGGAGCGCCTGGAAACCACGCGTTCCAAGCCCGTGTTCACGCTGGAAAAGAAGAAGCACATCCTGGACCGCCTGACCGCGGCTGAAGGCCTGGAGCGCTTCCTGCACACCAAGTACGTCGGCCAGAAGCGCTTCTCGCTGGAAGGCGGCGAAAGCTTCATCGCCGCCATGGACGAGCTGATCCAGCACGCCGGCAGCAAGGGCGTGCAGGAAATCGTGATCGGCATGGCCCACCGTGGCCGCCTGAACGTGCTGGTCAACACCCTGGGCAAGATGCCCGCCGACCTGTTCGCCGAATTCGAAGGCAAGCACGTCGACGACCTGCCGGCCGGTGACGTCAAGTACCACAAGGGCTTCTCGAGCGATGTCTCGACCGAAGGCGGCCCGGTCCACCTGTCGCTGGCGTTCAATCCGTCGCACCTGGAAATCGTCAACCCGGTGGTCGAAGGCTCGGCCAAGGCCCGCCAGGAACGCCGCGGCGAAGTCGGCCACAAGGAAGTGCTGCCGGTGCAGGTGCACGGCGATGCGGCCTTTGCCGGCCAGGGCGTGGTGATGGAGACGCTGAACCTCGCGCAGACCCGCGGCTACGGCACGGGCGGCTCGATGCACATCGTCATCAACAACCAGATCGGCTTCACTACCTCCGACCCGCGCGACGCGCGTTCGACGCTGTACTGCACGGACGTGGTCAAGATGATCGAGGCCCCGGTGCTGCACGTGAACGGCGACGATCCCGAAGCCGTGGTGTACGCCATGCAGCTGGCCGTGGACTTCCGCATGGAGTTCAAGAAGGATGTCGTGGTCGACATCATCTGCTTCCGCAAGCTGGGCCACAACGAGCAGGACACCCCGGCGGTCACGCAGCCGCTGATGTACAAGAAGATCGCCCAGCACCCCGGCACGCGCAAGCTGTACGCTGACAAGCTGGCCGCGCAGAACCTGGTCCCGGCCGAGTTCGGCGACGAGAAGGTCAAGGCATACCGCGCCGCGATGGACGCCGGCAAGCACACCGCCGACCCCGTCCTGTCGAACTTCAAGAACAAGTTCGCCGTGGACTGGATGCCGTTCCTGAACCGCAAGTGGACCGACGCCGCCGACACCGCCGTGCCGGTGACCGAGCTCAAGCGCCTGGCCGAACGCATCACCACCACGCCTGAGACCCTGAAGCTGCACCCGCTGGTGGAGAAGGTCGTCAAGGACCGCGCCAACATGGGCCGCGGCGACCAGCCGCTGGACTGGGGCATGGGTGAGCACCTGGCCTTCGCCTCGCTGGTGTCGTCGGGCTACCCGGTGCGTATCACCGGCCAGGACGCTGGCCGCGGCACCTTCACCCACCGCCACGCCGTGCTGCACGACCAGGCCCGCGAGCGCTGGGATGCCGGCAGCTACGTGCCGCTGCAGAACGTGTCGGAAAACCAGGCACCGTTCACGGTGATCGACTCGGTGCTGTCCGAAGAGGCCGTGCTCGGCTTCGAATACGGCTACTCGGCCGCCGAACCGAACGCGCTGGTGATCTGGGAAGCCCAGTTCGGCGACTTCGTCAACGGCGCCCAGGTGGTGATCGACCAGTTCATCTCGTCGGGTGAAGTAAAGTGGGGCCGTGCCTCGGGCCTGACGCTGATGCTGCCGCACGGCTACGAAGGCCAGGGCCCGGAACACAGCTCGGCCCGTATCGAGCGCTTCCTGCAGCTTTGCGCGGACCACAACATGCAGGTCTGCCAGCCGACCACGCCGGCCCAGATCTTCCACCTGCTGCGCCGACAGATGATCCGTCTGTTCCGCAAGCCGCTGGTGATCATGACGCCGAAGTCGCTGCTGCGTAACAAGGACGCTGTGTCGCCGCTGTCGGACCTGGCCAAGGGCCACTTCGAGACGGTCATCCCTGACCACGAAGAGCTCAACGCCAGCAAGGTCAAGCGCGTCATCATGTGCTCGGGCAAGGTCTACTACGACCTGGTCAACACGCGCAAGGAACGCGAGGCCAATGATACGGCGGTGATCCGCCTGGAACAGCTGTATCCGTTCCCGCACAAGGCTGTGGCAGCAGAACTCAAGAAGTATCCGAACGCCACCGAAATCGTGTGGTGCCAGGACGAGCCGCAGAACCAGGGTGCCTGGTTCTTCGTGCAGCACTACATCATGGAAAACATGACGGATGGCCAGAAGCTCGGTTATGCCGGTCGTCCCGCTTCGGCTTCGCCGGCAGTGGGCTACTACGCAAAGCACAACGAGCAACAGAAGGCGCTGCTGGAGGCTGCCTTCGCCAAGCTCAAGGGCTTTGTTCTGACCAAGTAATCAAGCGGCAGCTACGGCGGCGCGCGCAGACGGCCGCCGTGGCATAGCCAGCATAAAGACAACACGCATAACACGAGGAATTCACAACCATGGCTATCGTTGACGTCAAGGTTCCGCAGCTCTCCGAATCGGTCGCCGAAGCGACCATGCTCAACTGGAAGAAGAAGCCGGGCGAGGCTGTTGCACAGGACGAAATCCTGATCGAGATCGAAACCGACAAGGTCGTGCTGGAAGTGCCGGCCCCGTCGGCTGGTGTCCTGTCGATTATCGTCAAGAACGACGGCGACACCGTCGTGGCCGATGAGATCATCGCCAAGATCGACACCGAAGCCACCGCTGGCGCCGCCGCACCGGCTGCTGCCGCTCCGGCACCTGCCGCCGCTGCCCCGGCACCTGCCGCTGCTGTCGCCGCTCCGGCCGCCGCAGGTGGTGTGGCGATGCCGTCGGCTGCCAAGCTGATGGCAGAAGCCGGCCTGTCGGCTGGCCAGGTTGCAGGCACCGGCAAGGACGGCCGCATCACCAAGGGTGACGCGCTGGCCGCTGCTGCTGCCCCGGCCGCCAAGGCTGCTCCGGCTCCGGCTGCCGCCAAGCCGGCGCTGCAGCAGGTTTCGGCCCCGGTTGACTTTGCCGCGCTGGGCGACCGCCCGGAAGAGCGCGTGCCGATGAGCCGTCTGCGCGCCCGTATCGCCGAGCGCCTGCTGCAATCGCAATCGACCAACGCCATCCTCACCACCTTCAATGAAGTGAACATGAAGCCGGTGATGGACCTGCGCAACAAGTACAAGGACCGCTTCGAGAAGGAACACGGCGTCAAGCTGGGCTTCATGTCGTTCTTCGTCAAGGCCGCGGTGCACGCGCTGAAGAAGTTCCCGCTGATCAATGCTTCGATCGACGGCAACGACATTGTCTACCACGGCTACTTCGACATCGGCATCGCCGTGGGTTCGCCGCGTGGCCTGGTGGTGCCCATCCTGCGCAATGCCGACCAGATGAGCCTGGCCGACATCGAGAAGAAGATTGCCGAGTTCGGCGTCAAGGCCCGTGACGGCAAGCTGTCGCTGGAAGAACTGACCGGCGGTACCTTCTCGATCTCCAACGGCGGCGTGTTCGGTTCGATGCTGTCGACCCCGATCATCAACCCGCCGCAATCGGCCATCCTGGGCGTGCACGCCACCAAGGACCGCCCGGTGGTGGAAGACGGCCAGATCGTGATCCGCCCGATGAACTACCTGGCGATGTCTTATGACCACCGCATCATCGACGGCCGTGAAGCCGTGCTGGGCCTGGTGGCCATGAAGGACGCGCTGGAAGATCCGGCCCGCCTGCTGCTGGACCTGTAATTAACGGTCCCCCCGCGCACGCCTGCCGTGCGCGGGGCGCGCTTCCCCCGTGATGAAGGCGCGCCGGCACAAGCTGTCGCCGGCGCCCACAAAGGAATTTCCATGAGCAAACAATTCGACGTGCTGGTGATCGGCGCCGGCCCCGGCGGCTACATCGCCGCCATCCGCGCCGGCCAGCTGGGCCTGAACGTGGCCTGCTGCGAAGGCAATCCGTATGACGATCCCAAGGGCGAAGCCCGCCTGGGCGGCACCTGTCTGAACGTGGGCTGCATCCCCTCCAAGGCGCTGCTGGCTTCCTCGGAGGAGTTCGAGAACGTCCAGCACCACCTGGGCGACCACGGCATCACCGTGGGCGACGTCAAGGTCGACGTGGCCAAGATGCTCAAGCGCAAGGACGACATCGTTGGCAAGATGACCAAGGGTATCGAGTTCCTGTTCCGCAAGAACAAGGTGACGCTGCTCAAGGGCTACGGCAAGTTCGTCGGCAAGAGCGCCGAGGGCTTCCAGGTCGACGTTGCCGGTGAAGTCGTGACCGCCAAGCAGGTCATCATCGCCACCGGTTCGAAGGCTCGCCACCTGCCGGGCATCAAGGTCGACAATGACCTGGTCAGCGATAACGAGGGCGCGCTCAAGTTCCCCGCAGTGCCGAAGAAGCTGGGCGTGATCGGTGCCGGCGTGATCGGCCTGGAACTGGGCTCGGTGTGGCGCCGCCTGGGCTCCGATGTGACCGTGCTGGAAGCGCTGCCCGCGTTCCTGGGCGCCGCCGACGAAGGCGTGGCCAAGGAAGCGCAGAAGCAGCTGACCAAGCAGGGCCTGAAGTTCAGCCTCGGCGTGAACGTCAACGAAGTGACGACCGGCAAGAACGGCGTGACCGTCAAGTACACTGACAAGGACGGCAAGGCGCAGACCCTGGAGGTCGATCGCCTGATCGTGTCGGTTGGCCGCGTGCCCAATACCGACAACCTGGGCCTGGACGCCGTCGGCCTGGCCGCGGACCAGCGCGGCTTCATCGAGGTGGACGACCACTGCGCCACCAAGGTGCCGGGCCTGTGGGCCATCGGCGACGTGGTGCGCGGCCCGATGCTGGCGCACAAGGCCGAGGACGAAGGCGTGGCCGTGGCCGAGCGCATCGCCGGCCAGAAGCCGCATATCGACTACAACTGCGTTCCGTGGGTGATCTACACCTTCCCGGAAATCGCATGGGTAGGCAAGACCGAAGCCCAGCTCAAGGCCGAAGGCCGCGAGTACAAGGCCGGCCAGTTCCCGTTCATGGCCAACGGCCGTGCACTGGGCATGGGCCACGCCGACGGCTTCGTCAAGATGCTGGCCGACGCCAAGACCGACGAGATCCTGGGCGTGCACATCGTTGCCGCCAACGCCTCGGACCTGATCGCCGAAGCCGTGGTGGCGATGGAGTTCAAGGCCGCCAGCGAGGATATCGGCCGCGTCTGCCACCCGCACCCGTCGATGTCGGAAGTCATGCGCGAAGCCGCGCTGGCCGTCGACAAGCGTCAGCTTAATATGTAAGGCGCATGCTTCGCATTGCCTGAGTACCGGCGCGCCGCATCCGCGGCGCGCCGTTTTCACTTGCGGCCCGTGCCGCAGGAACCCGTCAGCATGAACGTCACCGAGTACTACGAGAAGGAACTGAAGGAGCGCGGCTACCAGTCCGACGAAGCGCAATTGCGTGCCGTGGCCCGGCTGCAGCAGTGCTACGACGAATGGGTGGCCTACAAGAGCCGCCGCAACAATGCGCTGAAGAAGCTGCTGGTCCGTCCCGACGTGCCCAAGGGCGTCTACCTGTGGGGTGGGGTGGGGCGCGGCAAGTCCTTCCTGATGGACAGCTTCTATACCTGCGTGCCGGTGGTGCGCAAGACGCGGCTGCATTTCCATGAGTTCATGCGCGAGGTCCATCGCCAGCTCGAAGAGCTGCGCGGCCGTCCCGATCCGCTGGATGAGCTGGCCAGACGCATCGCGCGCCGCTTCCGGCTGATCTGCTTCGATGAATTCCACGTCAGCGACGTCGCCGACGCGATGATCCTGCATCGGCTGCTGCAGCAGATGTTCGAGAACGGCGTGCAGTTCGTGATGACCTCCAACTACCGCCCGGACCTGCTGTATCCGGATGGCCTGCACCGCGACCGCGTGCTGCCGGCCATCGCGCTGCTGCAGCGGAAGCTCGACGTGCTCAACGTCGACGCGGGCATCGACTATCGCAAGCGCGCGCTGGAGCAGGTGCAGGCGTACCACACGCCGCTCGGCGCCAAGGCCAGTTCCGCGCTGCGCGACGCCTTCACCTCGATTGCCGGCGTGGCCGACGAGTCGCCGCTGCTGCATATCGAGCATCGCGAGTTGCGTGCGCTGCGCAAGGCCAACGGCGTGGTGTGGTTCGACTTTGCCACGCTGTGCGGCGGCCCGCGCTCACAGAACGACTACCTGGAGCTGGCGTCCCAGTTCCACACCGTGATCCTGTCCGACGTGCCGCGCATGACGCCGCGCATGTCGTCCGAGGCACGCCGCTTCACCTGGCTGATCGATGTCTTCTACGACCACAAGGTCAAGCTGCTGATGTCGGCGGAAGTGCCCGCGGACGAACTCTACACCGAAGGCCAGATGGCCAATGAGTTCCATCGGACCGTATCGCGCATCATCGAGATGCAATCGCGCGAATACCTGGAATCCGAGCGCCGCACCATGGATACCACGCTCACCTGAGCGTTGTTTTCCGGCCCGGCGCGACGATTGCCGGGCCGCATTGACCTATATCAAGGTCGATTCGGGGGCCCGCATATACCCTCCATCGGGTAGAAAAAGGTTCCCATGTCGTCGCCCCCAGTCACCAGTCCTTCAGCCAGCTTACTGGCACCGTACCCGCCGTCCGCGCTCCGTGATGCCTTGGGCCCGGCTGCCGACGCCGGTGCGCGGCTGGCCTGCTTCCATTGCGGCCTGCCCGTCACGGACACCGAGCCGCTTGCCGCCGAGCTGGACGGCAGCCGCCGGGTGTTCTGCTGCGGCGGTTGCCAGGCATTGGCGCAGACCCTCCATGCGGCCGGCTTTGCGCACCTGTACGGGGATGAAGCCCGCTTCGCCCGCCCCATCGACGACGACGCCCGTCGCGAGGCCGAACCGATCTGGGCCGCCTACGACACCCCTGAGTTGCGCGCCCAGTTTGTCCGCCCGCTGGACAGCGGCCGCGCCGAGATCACGCTGGCGCCAGAGAACATCCGCTGTGCCGCTTGCGCGTGGCTGATCGAACAGCACCTGAGCCGCCAGCCGGGCGTTGAGTCCGCGGTCGCCAATGTCGCCACGCGGCGCGTGGTGGTGCGCTGGCGCGATGGCGCCCAGACGGTGGCGGGGCTGCTGGCCGCGCTGGCCGGCATCGGCTACATGGCCTGGCCGTTCGAAGTCTCGCGCACCGACCAGCAGGACCGCCGCGCGCGCCGCGGGCTGCTGATGCGCATGGCGGTGGCCATGCTCGGCATGATGCAGGTCATGATGTATGCGTGGCCGATCTACACGCACGAGGCCACCATCGACCCTGGCCAGCTCCAGCTGATGCGCTGGGCCAGCTTCGCCCTGACGCTGCCGGTGGTGTTCTATGCCGCCTCGCCGATCTTTGCCGGTGCCTGGCGCAGCCTGCGCCAGCGCCACATGGGTATGGACGTGCCGGTGGCGATCGGCATCGGCGCCGGCTTTGCCGCCAGCGCGCTGGCCACGGTGCGCGGAGTGGGTGAGGTGTATTTCGATTCGGTGACGATGTTCGTCGCCTTCCTGCTGCTGGCCCGCTACCTGGAACTGCGCGTGCGCCAGGCCTCGCGCAGCGGCGCCGAGATGCTGGCGCGCCAGCTGCCGGCCACCTGCGAACGGTTGGTCGCGACGGGTGAGGCCGGCGAGCGTGTGCCGGTCGCGCGCCTGCGTGCGGGCGATCTGATCCGCGTCAAGGCCGGCGAGATCGTTCCCGCCGATGGCGCCGTGGTGGCGGGCGCGAGCGAACTCGACGAATCCATGCTGACCGGCGAGAGCCGCCCGGTGCGCCGCGCCGCCGGCGAGACCGTGCTGGCCGGCAGCTTCAATACGGCAAGCCCGCTCGAACTGCGGATCACGCGCGTCGGCGCCGGCACCCGCCTGGCCGAGATCGTCGCGGTGCTGGACCGCGCGCTGGCTGAAAAGCCGCGCCTTGCCACGCTGGCCGACCGCGTCGCGGGCTGGTTCGTGGCGACGCTGCTGGGGCTGGCGGCGCTGACCGGGCTGGTATGGGGTCTCTGGATCGAT is part of the Cupriavidus necator genome and harbors:
- the ugpE gene encoding sn-glycerol-3-phosphate ABC transporter permease UgpE, whose translation is MVERRPFLDFLSHAVLILGIVIVVFPVYLTFVASTLTAEEVLDAPMTLIPGSHLIENYRTVLFQGVGEAASPVSTMMKNSLIMALGIALGKIAISIISAFAIVYFKFPLRKTFFWLIFITLMLPVEVRILPTYKVVSDLGMLDSYFGLTVPIIASATATFLFRQFFLTIPDELAEAARIDGAGPLRFFWDVVLPLSRTSIAALFVIQFIYGWNQYLWPLLITTQKSMTPVVVGVTQMISRSGDAATDWNLVMATVMLAMIPPAVVVVLMQKWFVKGLVETEK
- a CDS encoding sn-glycerol-3-phosphate import ATP-binding protein UgpC, which codes for MAKLSLRNVQKTYAGSVQVVHGIDMEIADGEFIVIVGPSGCGKSTLLRMVAGLETITGGEIHIGDKVVNNLEPAERDIAMVFQNYALYPHMSVYDNMAYGLKIRGMAKAEIAQRVNHAAGILELAPLLDRKPRQLSGGQRQRVAMGRAIVREPAVFLFDEPLSNLDAKLRVQMRLELKELHRRLGTTSLYVTHDQVEAMTLADRMMVLNAGRVEQIGTPLEVYSRPASTFVAGFIGSPPMNLIPVARNAGGDTGAQMRVVAKEGEAANATLGHLPMGLHLPEQALLGLRPEHIEPCAAHEAIAEVDVRVVEALGADSFAYGSLGGQAVVVRLDSHAHVRAGDRLPVTSSAEHLHFFAPDTGKRIEA
- the ugpQ gene encoding glycerophosphodiester phosphodiesterase; translation: MTSVTDTAWRYPSHIAHRGAGKLAPENTLAAFRHGAGFGYRMFEFDVKLSADGKPVLMHDATLDRTTSGQGRVDALTLGELAQLDAGTWHSPAFAGEPVPTLAAIARYTQANGLMVNIEIKPVPGTEARTGAAVALDAQSLWAAAAVPPLLSSFSEEALAAAARVAPDLPRALLLDQLPADWLERLRRLGCVALDANHRELDAGVIAAAHAAGFRVLCYTVNDPARAAQLLAWGLDGLITDAVDQIAP
- a CDS encoding 2-oxoglutarate dehydrogenase E1 component, translating into MMQQYQSNSYLFGGNAPYVEELYEAYLQNPASVPDNWRAYFDAMQNVPAVDGSNGRDIPHAPIVASFAERAKQGPIRTIVASADSDMGRKRVAATQLIAAYRNIGSHWADLDPLKRQERPPLPDLDPAFYGFSEADLDIVFNASNTYFGKESMSLRELLNNLRETYCGTIGFEFMYVSDQAQKRWWQERLETTRSKPVFTLEKKKHILDRLTAAEGLERFLHTKYVGQKRFSLEGGESFIAAMDELIQHAGSKGVQEIVIGMAHRGRLNVLVNTLGKMPADLFAEFEGKHVDDLPAGDVKYHKGFSSDVSTEGGPVHLSLAFNPSHLEIVNPVVEGSAKARQERRGEVGHKEVLPVQVHGDAAFAGQGVVMETLNLAQTRGYGTGGSMHIVINNQIGFTTSDPRDARSTLYCTDVVKMIEAPVLHVNGDDPEAVVYAMQLAVDFRMEFKKDVVVDIICFRKLGHNEQDTPAVTQPLMYKKIAQHPGTRKLYADKLAAQNLVPAEFGDEKVKAYRAAMDAGKHTADPVLSNFKNKFAVDWMPFLNRKWTDAADTAVPVTELKRLAERITTTPETLKLHPLVEKVVKDRANMGRGDQPLDWGMGEHLAFASLVSSGYPVRITGQDAGRGTFTHRHAVLHDQARERWDAGSYVPLQNVSENQAPFTVIDSVLSEEAVLGFEYGYSAAEPNALVIWEAQFGDFVNGAQVVIDQFISSGEVKWGRASGLTLMLPHGYEGQGPEHSSARIERFLQLCADHNMQVCQPTTPAQIFHLLRRQMIRLFRKPLVIMTPKSLLRNKDAVSPLSDLAKGHFETVIPDHEELNASKVKRVIMCSGKVYYDLVNTRKEREANDTAVIRLEQLYPFPHKAVAAELKKYPNATEIVWCQDEPQNQGAWFFVQHYIMENMTDGQKLGYAGRPASASPAVGYYAKHNEQQKALLEAAFAKLKGFVLTK
- the odhB gene encoding 2-oxoglutarate dehydrogenase complex dihydrolipoyllysine-residue succinyltransferase, with product MAIVDVKVPQLSESVAEATMLNWKKKPGEAVAQDEILIEIETDKVVLEVPAPSAGVLSIIVKNDGDTVVADEIIAKIDTEATAGAAAPAAAAPAPAAAAPAPAAAVAAPAAAGGVAMPSAAKLMAEAGLSAGQVAGTGKDGRITKGDALAAAAAPAAKAAPAPAAAKPALQQVSAPVDFAALGDRPEERVPMSRLRARIAERLLQSQSTNAILTTFNEVNMKPVMDLRNKYKDRFEKEHGVKLGFMSFFVKAAVHALKKFPLINASIDGNDIVYHGYFDIGIAVGSPRGLVVPILRNADQMSLADIEKKIAEFGVKARDGKLSLEELTGGTFSISNGGVFGSMLSTPIINPPQSAILGVHATKDRPVVEDGQIVIRPMNYLAMSYDHRIIDGREAVLGLVAMKDALEDPARLLLDL
- the lpdA gene encoding dihydrolipoyl dehydrogenase, translated to MSKQFDVLVIGAGPGGYIAAIRAGQLGLNVACCEGNPYDDPKGEARLGGTCLNVGCIPSKALLASSEEFENVQHHLGDHGITVGDVKVDVAKMLKRKDDIVGKMTKGIEFLFRKNKVTLLKGYGKFVGKSAEGFQVDVAGEVVTAKQVIIATGSKARHLPGIKVDNDLVSDNEGALKFPAVPKKLGVIGAGVIGLELGSVWRRLGSDVTVLEALPAFLGAADEGVAKEAQKQLTKQGLKFSLGVNVNEVTTGKNGVTVKYTDKDGKAQTLEVDRLIVSVGRVPNTDNLGLDAVGLAADQRGFIEVDDHCATKVPGLWAIGDVVRGPMLAHKAEDEGVAVAERIAGQKPHIDYNCVPWVIYTFPEIAWVGKTEAQLKAEGREYKAGQFPFMANGRALGMGHADGFVKMLADAKTDEILGVHIVAANASDLIAEAVVAMEFKAASEDIGRVCHPHPSMSEVMREAALAVDKRQLNM
- the zapE gene encoding cell division protein ZapE, giving the protein MNVTEYYEKELKERGYQSDEAQLRAVARLQQCYDEWVAYKSRRNNALKKLLVRPDVPKGVYLWGGVGRGKSFLMDSFYTCVPVVRKTRLHFHEFMREVHRQLEELRGRPDPLDELARRIARRFRLICFDEFHVSDVADAMILHRLLQQMFENGVQFVMTSNYRPDLLYPDGLHRDRVLPAIALLQRKLDVLNVDAGIDYRKRALEQVQAYHTPLGAKASSALRDAFTSIAGVADESPLLHIEHRELRALRKANGVVWFDFATLCGGPRSQNDYLELASQFHTVILSDVPRMTPRMSSEARRFTWLIDVFYDHKVKLLMSAEVPADELYTEGQMANEFHRTVSRIIEMQSREYLESERRTMDTTLT
- a CDS encoding heavy metal translocating P-type ATPase, with translation MSSPPVTSPSASLLAPYPPSALRDALGPAADAGARLACFHCGLPVTDTEPLAAELDGSRRVFCCGGCQALAQTLHAAGFAHLYGDEARFARPIDDDARREAEPIWAAYDTPELRAQFVRPLDSGRAEITLAPENIRCAACAWLIEQHLSRQPGVESAVANVATRRVVVRWRDGAQTVAGLLAALAGIGYMAWPFEVSRTDQQDRRARRGLLMRMAVAMLGMMQVMMYAWPIYTHEATIDPGQLQLMRWASFALTLPVVFYAASPIFAGAWRSLRQRHMGMDVPVAIGIGAGFAASALATVRGVGEVYFDSVTMFVAFLLLARYLELRVRQASRSGAEMLARQLPATCERLVATGEAGERVPVARLRAGDLIRVKAGEIVPADGAVVAGASELDESMLTGESRPVRRAAGETVLAGSFNTASPLELRITRVGAGTRLAEIVAVLDRALAEKPRLATLADRVAGWFVATLLGLAALTGLVWGLWIDPSRALLVTIAVLVVSCPCALSLATPAALAAAGAALSRRGVLLTRGHALETLARVTDVVLDKTGTLTEGRFAVAAVEPLADADRTRCQALATAMERGGEHPIARALVAAAQGNSGMSLQVSDMRNVPGQGLEAIVDGQRLRLGRADFVAALAPDSGQAPDTWRSDADHPGATVVWLGAPAGPLARFVLADVERTQTPQLLVRLRELGVRCHLVSGDHAEAVHWWASHFGIACVAGAVTPEGKRDYVARLQQGGAVVLAVGDGINDAPVLAQAQVSIAIGSGAPLAQAGADAVLTHGGVAEIATALAVSRRTRRVVRQNLGWAFFYNVVAIPLAATGLVTAWMAGIGMSLSSLLVVANAWRLLRAGKPRHKGV